A single window of Mangifera indica cultivar Alphonso chromosome 18, CATAS_Mindica_2.1, whole genome shotgun sequence DNA harbors:
- the LOC123202410 gene encoding probable LRR receptor-like serine/threonine-protein kinase At1g53430, translated as MRLGLSMTKLVSLFVLGFLVLNCCVNFGSHAQLLPDEEVSALEAIFSKLQVKSKNVSSTSCSDSAWTNYDGSNGSNITCDCNQNNNTVCHVTIFYLKGQNLAGVFPEEFANLTFLTQIDLTRNYINGTIPARLAQLQNLTTLSLLGNRIGGSLPREIGDFPSLEELVLEDNEFQGPIPETLGNVKTLRRLLFSSNNFTGSIPESLGNLTNLEDFRVDGTNLTGKIPDFIGNWTNMTRLDMQGSPLEGPIPSTISQLTSLEELRISDLKGSGSNIPNLQNMTKMERLVLRNCLLNGTIPEYLGSMTELKLLDLSSNQLTGEIPEALNNLAKADFLFLSNNSLTGAVPSWILSGDQKWDLSYNNFSEPFTASCAHSIVNVISSLPSNVSNSNSWCLMKDLPCPGKATYYSLFINCGGGSFGSGGNTYEGDLSTDGQSVFSSVGRQWAYSSTGVFTGNETLSYLASSPSGLNVSGEEYYKTARLSPQSLRYFGLCMRQGSYNVKLHFAEIMFTNDQTFSSLGKRIFDVSIQGEVVLSDFNIMEEAGAAGRGITKEFKNVTVSGSTLEIHLYWTGKGTNALPQRGVYGPLISGLTVTPNFKVDTGGLSVGAIVGIVLASCVVLILVVLVILWRLGYLWAKDPEDKELRGLDLQTGIFTLRQIKSATNNFDPANKIGEGGFGPVYKGTLADGAVIAVKQLSSKSKQGNREFVTEIGMISALQHPNLVKLYGCCIEGKELLLIYEYLENNSLARALFGKPEQLLNLNWETRMKICIGIAKGLSYLHEESRLKIVHRDIKATNVLLDKDLNAKISDFGLAKLDEEENTHISTRIAGTIGYMAPEYAMRGYLTDKADVYSFGVVALEIVSGKSNTNYRPKEEFVYLLDWALVLQEQGNLLELVDPSLGTKFSKKEAMTMLNIALLCTNPSPTLRPSMSSVVSMLEGKRVVQAPVIKRNTDNNDARFKALEIISQDSQNHFTTISHDSREGPWSDSLTSLQTGDVSIEDSSTRRLI; from the exons ATGAGGCTTGGTCTCTCAATGACCAAGcttgtttctctttttgttttgggttttttgGTTCTCAACTGCTGTGTCAACTTTGGATCTCACGCTCAGCTTTTGCCTGATGAAGAAG TGAGTGCTCTCGAAGCAATTTTCTCGAAACTGCAGGTCAAAAGTAAAAATGTATCCTCAACTTCTTGCAGTGACAGTGCATGGACTAACTATGATGGTTCAAATGGAAGCAATATCACCTGTGATTGTAATCAGAACAACAATACTGTTTGTCATGTCACTATTTT CTATCTGAAGGGTCAAAATTTAGCTGGAGTTTTTCCAGAAGAATTTGCAAATCTTACTTTTTTGACACAAAT CGATCTTACCCGCAACTATATTAATGGAACAATTCCTGCAAGATTGGCTCAGCTCCAAAATCTTACCACTCT GTCCCTTTTGGGAAACCGTATTGGCGGTTCACTTCCCCGGGAAATTGGTGACTTTCCTTCACTTGAGGAGTT GGTCTTGGAAGATAATGAATTTCAAGGACCTATTCCTGAGACCCTTGGAAATGTGAAGACCTTAAGGAGACT tcttttttcttcaaacaattttacGGGATCAATACCAGAATCACTTGGCAACCTGACAAACTTAGAAGATTT TCGGGTAGATGGAACCAATCTGACAGGAAAGATACCTGATTTCATTGGAAATTGGACTAATATGACCCGACT TGATATGCAGGGAAGCCCCTTGGAGGGACCTATTCCTTCCACTATATCACAGTTGACAAGTTTAGAAGAACT gAGGATTTCTGATCTAAAAGGATCAGGTTCGAATATCCCAAATTTGCAGAATATGACAAAAATGGAAAGATT AGTACTGAGAAATTGCTTGCTTAATGGTACAATCCCGGAATATCTTGGGAGTATGACAGAGTTAAAACTTCT AGACTTGAGCTCCAACCAGTTGACTGGTGAAATTCCTGAAGCACTTAATAATTTGGCTAAGGCAGATTTCCT TTTCCTCAGCAACAACTCATTAACTGGAGCAGTTCCCAGTTGGATACTAAGTGGTGACCAGAAGTG GGATTTATCTTATAACAATTTTTCAGAGCCATTTACAGCTAGTTGTGCGCACAGCATAGT GAATGTAATCTCTAGTCTTCCATCCAACGTGAGCAACTC aAATTCTTGGTGCTTGATGAAGGACCTTCCCTGCCCCGGAAAAGCCACAT ACTATTCGTTGTTTATTAATTGTGGAGGAGGTTCATTCGGTTCTGGGGGCAATACCTACGAAGGGGACTTAAGCACAGATGGTCAATCAGTCTTTTCATCAGTAGGAAGACAGTGGGCTTATAGCAGCACTGGGGTTTTTACAGGCAATGAAACTCTTAGTTACTTGGCATCGAGCCCGAGTGGTCTGAATGTGAGTGGTGAAGAATACTACAAAACTGCTCGCCTTTCACCGCAATCACTAAGGTATTTTGGCCTGTGTATGCGACAAGGCAGTTACAATGTGAAGCTCCACTTCGCTGAAATTATGTTTACGAATGATCAGACATTCAGCAGTCTTGGAAAGCGAATATTTGATGTTTCTATCCAG GGGGAGGTGGTTTTAAGTGACTTCAACATTATGGAGGAAGCTGGAGCTGCCGGTAGAGGCATCacaaaagaatttaaaaatgtCACTGTCAGTGGTAGCACTTTGGAGATCCACTTATACTGGACAGGGAAAGGAACTAATGCCCTTCCTCAGAGAGGTGTTTATGGGCCACTTATTTCCGGACTTACAGTGACACCAA ACTTCAAAGTTGATACCGGGGGTTTATCAGTTGGAGCCATTGTTGGCATCGTACTTGCTTCCTGCGTAGTTCTCATACTGGTGGTGTTGGTCATTCTATGGAGGCTGGGTTACTTGTGGGCCAAAGACCCTGAAGACAAAG AACTCCGTGGTCTTGATCTTCAAACTGGTATTTTCACTCTAAGGCAAATTAAATCTGCTACGAATAATTTTGATCCTGCTAATAAGATTGGTGAAGGAGGATTTGGGCCTGTTTACAAG GGTACATTGGCCGATGGTGCTGTAATTGCTGTGAAGCAGCTATCCTCCAAATCAAAGCAAGGAAATCGTGAATTTGTGACTGAGATAGGCATGATATCTGCTCTGCAGCACCCAAATCTTGTGAAGCTTTATGGCTGTTGTATTGAAGGAAAAGAGTTGTTGCTAATATATGAGTACCTAGAAAACAATAGTCTTGCTCGTGCACTTTTTG GTAAACCAGAACAACTGCTCAACTTGAACTGGGAAACAAGAATGAAGATATGCATAGGTATTGCCAAGGGATTATCTTATCTGCATGAAGAATCAAGGTTGAAAATTGTTCACAGAGACATTAAGGCCACCAATGTGTTGCTTGATAAGGATCTAAATGCAAAGATATCGGATTTCGGTTTAGCTAAGCTTGATGAAGAAGAGAACACCCATATTAGTACCCGTATAGCTGGAACAAT AGGGTACATGGCACCAGAATATGCAATGAGGGGCTATTTGACCGATAAAGCGGATGTTTACAGCTTTGGAGTTGTTGCTTTGGAGATTGTCAGCGGCAAGAGCAACACTAATTACAGGCCAAAGGAGGAGTTTGTTTACCTTCTCGATTGG GCATTGGTCCTTCAAGAGCAAGGAAACCTTCTTGAACTTGTGGATCCATCTCTTGGTACAAAATTCTCCAAAAAAGAGGCAATGACCATGCTTAACATTGCTCTTTTATGCACCAATCCATCTCCCACACTCAGGCCATCCATGTCTTCTGTTGTTAGCATGCTTGAAGGAAAAAGAGTAGTCCAGGCACCTGTCATTAAGCGCAACACTGACAACAATGACGCAAGGTTCAAAGCATTAGAGATAATATCACAGGATAGCCAGAACCACTTCACAACCATCTCTCATGATAGTCGCGAAGGACCATGGTCAGATTCCTTGACTTCTCTCCAAACCGGAGACGTGTCCATAGAGGATTCTTCAACAAGAAGGCTTATTTAG